Genomic DNA from Streptomyces venezuelae:
CGAGGTCCAGGAGGACTTGACGGCGTGGCTGGACAAGCGGGTGCTCTGACGCGGCCGCCGCCGAGAGGCCTCGAAGGCCGGATGTCAGTGGCGTTGGCTACGGTTCGTCGCATGTCGAAGTCCAGATCCCGTGCCGGCCTCACCTCCGATGACGTGCGCCGCGTCGCGCTCGCCCTGCCGGAGACCGTGGAGAAAATCGCGTGGAGCATGCCCACGTTCCGCGTGGCCGGAAAGATGTTCGTGACGGTTCCCGACGACGAGACGTCGTTCGCCGTCCGCTGCCCGAAGGTCGAGCGCGACGAACTGGTCCTCGCCGAGCCGGACAAGTTCTGGGTCGCCGCGCACGAGGCGGGGTCGGCGTGGGTGCGGGTGCGCCTCGCGGCCCTGGACGCCGACGAGCTCACGGACATCCTGGCCGACTCCTGGCGCCAGGCCGCACCGCCCCGACTCATCGAGCAGCACCCCGAGTTGGGCGTGGTGGCATGATCCCACCGTTGCCGTAGGGAAGGGCGGGGGAGCGTGTCGAAGGGCTCGGAGGATCACTCGGGGACACGAGGGACACGAGGGACACGAGGGACACGAGGGGCACGAGGGGCGGGGGACGGCGGCAACTGGTCCCGTGACTTCGGCCTGTTCTTCGCGGCCCGTGCCGTGGCGAAGCTCGGCGACA
This window encodes:
- a CDS encoding MmcQ/YjbR family DNA-binding protein, whose amino-acid sequence is MSKSRSRAGLTSDDVRRVALALPETVEKIAWSMPTFRVAGKMFVTVPDDETSFAVRCPKVERDELVLAEPDKFWVAAHEAGSAWVRVRLAALDADELTDILADSWRQAAPPRLIEQHPELGVVA